The following are from one region of the Vitis riparia cultivar Riparia Gloire de Montpellier isolate 1030 chromosome 14, EGFV_Vit.rip_1.0, whole genome shotgun sequence genome:
- the LOC117929920 gene encoding 50S ribosomal protein L27, chloroplastic — MASLNLVGAFKGLSLSSTSSFLRGDLGSITGSSKLCVSFPLKSLPLTIESAHKKGAGSTKNGRDSRGQRLGVKIYGDQVAKPGAIIVRQRGTKFHPGKNVGLGKDHTIFSLIDGLVKFEKFGPDRKKISVYPRVLQPENPNSCRAKKREYFRMQRERKKARKEGIVPQPQLVLASANEATDGNPIC; from the exons ATGGCGAGTTTGAACCTTGTAGGAGCTTTCAAAGGACTCTCTCTAAGCTCTACCTCTTCCTTCTTGAGAGGAGATTTGGGTTCCATTACTGGTAGTTCCAAGTTATGTGTTTCATTTCCACTCAAATCGTTGCCACTCACGATTGAGTCTGCGCACAAGAAAGGAGCTGGAAGCACAAAGAACGGTCGGGATTCCAGAGGGCAAAGGCTTGGCGTCAAGATTTACGGCGATCAGGTCGCGAAGCCCGGCGCAATCATCGTCCGGCAGCGAGGTACCAAG TTCCACCCAGGGAAGAATGTGGGGCTGGGCAAGGACCACACCATCTTTTCCTTGATTGATGGATTAGTCAAATTTGAGAAGTTTGGGCCTGATAGGAAAAAG ATAAGCGTTTACCCACGTGTTTTACAGCCTGAAAACCCCAACAGTTGCAGAGCAAAGAAGAGAGAATACTTCAGAATGCAGCGTGAACGCAAGAAAGCCAGAAAAGAAGGCATTGTCCCTCAACCCCAGCTTGTACTGGCATCAGCAAATGAAGCTACTGATGGAAATCCAATTTGTTGA